In Hahella sp. KA22, one genomic interval encodes:
- a CDS encoding helix-turn-helix transcriptional regulator: protein MTEDFCSNLKLLCSHYKSTAEVCRRMEIHRAQFNKYLNGTSQPSRFVLRKICDFFGVEPHDLALPHDRFMQLAQSRVTNERRVSPSEKPYAEKLERLQKQSEGRLDKYLGYYYEYHFSMTFPDQIIRSLLQIDMSGSDYYFRRLERMRPPNKEEKYKSRYEGTAMFLSERIFLVGYETLTHNEIAQTILYPTYKSRVSYLSGLKLGVSASDRREPVCVKVVLEYLGRSIGKREALQKCGLFNPATDAVARHIKEKIADATGYRGASLLATPL, encoded by the coding sequence ATGACCGAGGACTTCTGCAGCAATCTGAAGTTGCTGTGCAGCCACTATAAATCCACCGCCGAAGTCTGTCGGCGCATGGAAATCCACCGCGCCCAATTCAATAAATACCTGAACGGAACCAGCCAGCCCTCGCGCTTCGTTTTACGTAAAATCTGCGACTTCTTTGGCGTGGAGCCCCATGATCTGGCTCTGCCGCATGATCGCTTCATGCAATTGGCTCAATCCCGCGTTACCAATGAAAGGCGCGTGAGTCCGTCGGAAAAGCCTTATGCGGAGAAACTGGAGCGTTTACAGAAGCAGTCGGAAGGGCGGCTGGATAAGTATCTGGGCTACTACTACGAATACCACTTTTCCATGACCTTTCCGGATCAGATTATTCGCAGCCTGCTGCAGATTGATATGAGCGGGAGCGATTATTACTTCCGTCGCCTGGAGCGCATGCGTCCGCCCAACAAGGAGGAGAAATACAAGTCCCGCTATGAAGGGACGGCCATGTTTCTCTCCGAGCGCATCTTTCTGGTGGGATACGAAACCCTGACCCACAACGAGATTGCACAGACGATTCTATACCCAACCTATAAGAGCAGGGTGAGTTACTTGTCTGGCCTGAAGCTGGGAGTTTCCGCCAGCGACAGGCGCGAGCCGGTGTGCGTGAAGGTCGTGTTGGAATACCTGGGGCGCTCCATTGGCAAACGGGAGGCCTTGCAGAAATGCGGTTTATTCAATCCGGCGACAGACGCTGTGGCGCGGCATATCAAAGAAAAAATCGCTGACGCCACTGGGTATCGCGGCGCCAGTTTGTTGGCGACGCCGTTGTAG
- a CDS encoding putative zinc-binding protein: MNRRTDLPLIYACSGCSNVAQLANNAAVAMDRRGLAEMSCISGVGGGVKSLVKVACSGRPIIAVDGCLLGCVKQCLNNVNVTPKVYVRLDEQGYRKRYGEDCSEGDLETVVEQIQTAMAQAGLDSQ, encoded by the coding sequence TTGAACCGCCGCACCGATCTCCCCTTGATTTACGCCTGCTCCGGCTGCTCCAACGTTGCGCAGTTGGCCAACAATGCCGCTGTGGCGATGGATCGTCGGGGCTTAGCGGAAATGTCCTGTATCTCTGGCGTTGGCGGCGGCGTGAAATCTCTGGTCAAAGTCGCCTGCAGCGGACGCCCCATCATCGCCGTAGACGGCTGTCTGCTCGGCTGCGTCAAGCAGTGTCTGAACAATGTGAATGTGACGCCTAAAGTCTATGTGCGCCTGGACGAGCAGGGCTACCGAAAACGCTATGGCGAAGACTGCTCAGAAGGCGATCTGGAGACTGTCGTCGAGCAGATTCAGACCGCTATGGCGCAAGCCGGGCTGGACTCGCAATGA
- the moaA gene encoding GTP 3',8-cyclase MoaA, with product MNASATFKNRLRVTSVTDLMEDPELSAPVLQDKFGRRLHYLRLSITDICNFRCNYCLPDGYQCKTETLPLTVSEIQTLTTAFAALGTRKVRITGGEPAIRRDLPQIISACARTEGIRKVALTTNGYNLRKQVDTWADAGLSALNVSVDSLDPQRFHAITGHDRLHAVLNGVDRALELGTMQVKLNSVLLRDYNGDQLTPFLDWVKDKPVAVRFIELMQTGDNAVFFRANHISGAEIAERLEQQGWSLIPKDIDAGPAQEYQHPDYRGRIGLIMPYSKDFCATCNRLRVSSQGKLHLCLFAEAGVNLRDHLRNGDVVGTVAAIRRVVEGKLPGHSLHEGFTGAMSHLAMLGG from the coding sequence ATGAACGCCTCCGCCACTTTTAAAAATCGCCTTCGCGTCACGTCTGTGACGGACCTTATGGAGGATCCTGAGCTGAGCGCGCCAGTATTGCAGGATAAGTTTGGCCGACGGTTGCACTATTTGCGTCTATCTATCACAGACATCTGCAACTTCCGCTGCAATTACTGCTTACCGGACGGCTATCAATGCAAGACGGAAACACTGCCGTTAACGGTGAGCGAAATTCAGACTCTCACTACCGCCTTCGCCGCCTTGGGAACCCGCAAGGTGCGCATCACGGGCGGCGAGCCGGCCATTCGCCGCGACTTGCCGCAAATCATTAGCGCCTGCGCGCGGACTGAGGGCATACGCAAGGTCGCCCTGACCACCAATGGCTATAACCTGCGCAAGCAGGTCGATACATGGGCGGACGCTGGATTGAGCGCATTGAACGTGAGTGTGGACAGTCTGGACCCGCAACGGTTTCACGCTATTACCGGGCATGACCGATTACATGCGGTGCTTAATGGCGTGGATCGCGCGCTGGAATTGGGGACAATGCAGGTCAAGCTCAACTCTGTTTTGCTGCGAGACTACAATGGCGACCAGCTGACGCCGTTTCTGGATTGGGTGAAGGACAAGCCGGTGGCGGTGCGCTTCATTGAGTTAATGCAAACTGGCGACAACGCCGTATTCTTTCGCGCCAATCACATATCGGGCGCGGAAATCGCAGAACGACTGGAACAGCAGGGTTGGTCATTAATCCCTAAAGACATTGACGCAGGTCCTGCGCAGGAATATCAACATCCTGATTACCGCGGCCGCATCGGCCTGATCATGCCCTACAGCAAAGACTTCTGCGCCACCTGCAATCGGCTGCGCGTCTCCTCTCAAGGCAAACTCCACCTCTGCCTGTTCGCGGAAGCCGGCGTCAACCTCCGCGACCACCTCCGCAACGGCGACGTAGTAGGAACCGTCGCCGCCATCCGCCGCGTGGTGGAAGGCAAACTGCCAGGGCACTCCCTGCATGAGGGGTTTACCGGCGCGATGTCTCATCTGGCGATGTTGGGTGGGTGA
- a CDS encoding cell wall metabolism sensor histidine kinase WalK translates to MRRLKELHVSLLDRLIPGGASLSEAQLSRQRVLVGLLFYGFISAATMALVRYATDGWTASTLVVAFATPSLLSGLIALWLTGRPGLAADLLLLSTLSIILATAWSDGGLTSRVLTWLPALPLIAGFVGDKYRAPGVVLLAAIGLFTILKAHDLALIQGKGWDDSLVGRMSASVASMSFVAIIAHIYEEARRRAEAEKDRLDHIRREWVAVVSHELRTPLTAIQGSLGLLQSGRFDHNPDQKAHMLQMACNNTVRLVKLVNEVLDIERIESGRLTLDIAPLNPAELIQEAVDTISPAASLQNVTLRYQRQETDWIDADHDRLLQVLQNLLSNALKFSPHGGEIKVTLKDTPERLLIDVIDQGPGIPQELTKRLFTRFAQASTAANRSTGGSGLGLYISKAIIEQHQGRICFENLPEGGCRFFLELPRGSGKHDPQ, encoded by the coding sequence ATGAGAAGACTCAAAGAGCTGCACGTCAGTCTGCTCGACCGACTTATTCCTGGCGGCGCGTCTCTATCCGAGGCGCAACTAAGCCGCCAAAGAGTGCTGGTCGGCCTGCTGTTCTATGGCTTCATCAGCGCCGCCACGATGGCGCTGGTGCGCTACGCCACAGACGGCTGGACCGCCTCCACATTGGTGGTCGCCTTCGCCACGCCGTCGTTGCTATCCGGTTTGATTGCACTCTGGCTGACAGGTCGACCTGGCCTGGCGGCGGATCTGCTATTGCTGTCCACACTCTCCATCATTCTCGCCACCGCCTGGAGCGATGGCGGTCTCACCTCTCGCGTGCTGACCTGGCTGCCAGCGTTACCGCTGATCGCTGGCTTTGTCGGCGACAAATATCGAGCGCCGGGAGTCGTTCTGTTGGCGGCAATCGGTTTATTCACCATTCTCAAGGCCCACGATTTAGCGCTGATACAAGGCAAAGGTTGGGACGACTCTTTAGTCGGACGTATGTCCGCCAGCGTCGCATCAATGAGCTTTGTCGCCATCATCGCCCACATCTACGAGGAAGCAAGACGTCGCGCAGAAGCTGAGAAAGACAGGCTCGACCACATCCGCAGGGAGTGGGTGGCGGTGGTCAGTCACGAGTTGCGCACGCCTTTAACCGCCATCCAGGGTTCATTAGGACTGCTGCAAAGCGGTCGTTTCGATCACAACCCTGATCAAAAAGCCCATATGCTGCAAATGGCCTGCAACAATACGGTTCGCTTAGTTAAGTTGGTGAATGAGGTGCTGGACATCGAACGTATCGAGTCGGGGCGGCTCACTCTGGACATAGCGCCTTTAAACCCGGCCGAGCTAATCCAGGAGGCCGTGGACACTATCTCACCTGCGGCTTCACTGCAGAATGTGACGCTACGTTATCAACGCCAGGAAACGGACTGGATAGACGCAGACCATGATCGCTTATTGCAAGTGCTGCAGAATCTTCTTTCCAACGCCTTGAAATTCTCCCCTCATGGTGGGGAGATCAAAGTCACGCTCAAGGATACGCCAGAGCGTCTGCTCATCGACGTCATCGACCAAGGCCCCGGCATCCCACAGGAACTGACCAAGCGACTCTTTACCCGCTTCGCGCAAGCCAGCACCGCCGCCAACCGCAGCACCGGCGGCTCAGGTCTTGGTCTCTACATCAGCAAAGCTATCATAGAGCAACATCAGGGGCGCATCTGCTTCGAGAATCTACCGGAGGGCGGCTGTCGATTTTTTTTGGAGCTGCCACGAGGCTCAGGAAAACACGATCCGCAATGA
- a CDS encoding group III truncated hemoglobin: MTTQPVQDIAGVDDIQDIVERFYGLLLSDEQVGFFFTDVAAIDLPAHLPRIVAFWNSLLFGVRAGFQGRVYEAHAALDAKSPLRPAHFERWLTLWRQEIDRHHAGPKAELMKTRAAAIADSMSKAFETARSATPGDEANFYSAL, encoded by the coding sequence GTGACCACTCAGCCTGTACAGGACATCGCCGGCGTCGACGATATTCAAGATATCGTGGAGCGCTTTTATGGCCTGCTTTTAAGCGATGAGCAGGTAGGCTTTTTCTTCACAGATGTGGCCGCCATCGACCTTCCCGCCCATCTGCCGCGCATCGTCGCCTTCTGGAACTCCCTGTTGTTTGGAGTGCGCGCGGGTTTTCAAGGCAGAGTCTATGAAGCGCACGCGGCGCTGGACGCAAAATCCCCTTTGCGCCCAGCGCATTTCGAGCGCTGGCTTACCCTGTGGCGACAGGAAATAGATCGCCATCACGCCGGGCCGAAAGCGGAATTAATGAAGACCCGCGCAGCCGCCATCGCCGACTCCATGTCCAAAGCGTTTGAAACCGCTCGCAGCGCCACTCCCGGCGACGAAGCCAACTTTTACTCCGCTCTATAA
- a CDS encoding multidrug effflux MFS transporter, translating to MTSSSSHSRLAFILAMAVALGPFAIDTYLPAFPDIAKAIGADIHDVSLSISVYILGLAIGQLIGGPLSDRLGRSRIMLTGLGVFLFSCLMLSQSESLASLLIWRFTQAFGGGWCAVSVPAIIRDRTEGQETAKLFSLIGLIMIAAPAIAPTLGSTILAFADWRWIFLFLALYTGVVIVTLWFSLFADAPPHSPPPKRNVLADYLEILKNTAALRFIFIQSLGFSVMLTFLTHASFIYQEWFNLSEFAFSLLFAGNIAVMALMSMANRALLTWVESAQLLRLAVWLQTFGVALLVAIVFLYPSLYLFAPALMLSVGSLGAAMPNGSACFIQFFKSNSGTASALMGALQFTISGAISALSSALSDGTLIPIVAVMFMCALLNAAFAWGAPGAARKAFADA from the coding sequence ATGACATCTTCCAGCAGCCACTCACGTCTAGCCTTTATTCTGGCGATGGCGGTCGCCCTTGGCCCTTTCGCCATTGACACCTATCTACCTGCTTTTCCCGATATCGCCAAAGCGATCGGCGCAGATATTCACGACGTTTCTCTCAGCATCAGCGTGTATATTCTGGGACTGGCCATCGGACAGTTAATCGGCGGCCCGTTATCGGACCGCCTTGGCCGCAGCCGGATCATGCTGACCGGCCTGGGCGTCTTCCTGTTCTCCTGTCTCATGTTGTCGCAAAGCGAGAGCCTGGCCTCCCTGCTCATCTGGCGCTTTACCCAGGCCTTTGGCGGCGGCTGGTGCGCGGTGAGCGTGCCCGCCATCATTCGCGACCGCACAGAAGGACAGGAAACCGCTAAACTGTTTTCTCTGATCGGTTTGATCATGATCGCGGCGCCGGCCATCGCTCCGACACTAGGCAGCACTATTCTCGCTTTTGCTGACTGGCGCTGGATATTCCTGTTCCTGGCGCTGTATACGGGCGTGGTGATCGTCACGTTATGGTTTTCTTTATTCGCCGATGCCCCGCCACACTCTCCGCCACCCAAACGCAACGTCCTGGCGGATTATCTGGAGATTCTGAAAAATACCGCCGCCTTGCGCTTCATTTTTATCCAGTCTCTGGGCTTTAGCGTCATGTTGACGTTTTTGACCCATGCGTCGTTCATCTATCAGGAATGGTTCAACTTATCTGAGTTTGCATTCTCCCTGCTCTTCGCTGGCAATATCGCTGTCATGGCCCTGATGAGCATGGCCAACCGCGCGCTGCTGACCTGGGTGGAGTCCGCTCAACTGCTGCGACTGGCGGTCTGGTTGCAGACTTTCGGAGTGGCCCTGCTGGTGGCCATCGTTTTCCTCTATCCGTCACTGTATCTGTTCGCTCCCGCGCTCATGCTTTCTGTAGGATCGCTTGGCGCAGCCATGCCAAACGGCTCCGCCTGCTTCATCCAGTTTTTTAAAAGCAACAGCGGCACGGCGTCTGCGTTGATGGGGGCGCTGCAGTTCACCATTTCCGGCGCCATTAGCGCCTTGTCATCCGCGCTTTCCGACGGCACACTGATTCCTATTGTCGCCGTCATGTTTATGTGCGCACTGCTGAACGCCGCATTCGCCTGGGGAGCTCCCGGCGCCGCGCGAAAAGCCTTTGCTGACGCATAA
- a CDS encoding glutaredoxin domain-containing protein, with protein MKKLFALVVVAGLIYQFKPEWIPFTQPEGAFYVDGSPRTLLFTFSDCRQPCAKVKDELKRRGAAFEEVVVDASAENRQLWDSFSPYNSFPLLIAGKERVYGDMGIEVATALALNYGEDSLTSEERELTSSHFNADGSPRVVMYGADWCPHCKKLRGEFRDDGMAFSEIDVEKAYNRDQLIRTLGINGYPVTYVGYRRVVGNDIKAIKKALASY; from the coding sequence ATGAAAAAGTTGTTCGCGCTGGTGGTGGTCGCCGGTCTTATTTATCAGTTCAAGCCGGAGTGGATTCCGTTTACCCAGCCCGAAGGCGCCTTTTACGTTGATGGCTCTCCCAGAACGCTACTGTTTACTTTTAGCGATTGCAGGCAACCCTGCGCCAAAGTCAAAGACGAATTAAAACGGAGAGGCGCCGCATTTGAAGAAGTGGTGGTGGACGCCAGTGCGGAAAATCGCCAGCTGTGGGACAGTTTCTCCCCCTATAACTCATTTCCATTGTTGATTGCCGGCAAAGAGCGGGTATATGGCGATATGGGCATTGAGGTGGCGACTGCGCTGGCGTTGAACTATGGCGAGGATTCGCTCACTTCAGAAGAACGTGAGCTGACATCCTCGCATTTCAATGCGGACGGCTCTCCAAGAGTAGTGATGTATGGCGCGGACTGGTGCCCCCATTGTAAAAAGCTGCGCGGCGAGTTTCGGGATGACGGCATGGCGTTTTCTGAGATTGACGTGGAAAAAGCGTATAACAGAGACCAACTTATCCGCACGCTGGGCATCAACGGTTATCCCGTGACTTACGTGGGATATCGTCGTGTGGTGGGGAATGACATCAAAGCTATTAAGAAAGCGCTCGCCAGTTATTAA
- a CDS encoding exonuclease yields the protein MAKPEIYVSTDVEADGPIPGPHSMLSFASAAYTAEKELVGAFSANLETLPEASAHPDTQAWWEQNQAAWDACRQDLLPPQQAMQQYLQWLKQLPGKPVFVGYPASYDFMFVYWYLMKFTGESPFSHSALDIKSYAMAVLKTPFRETAKRKMPQHWFDPLPHTHVALDDAIEQGALFCNILQENLK from the coding sequence ATGGCGAAACCAGAAATTTATGTCAGTACCGATGTGGAGGCGGACGGACCGATTCCCGGACCGCATTCCATGCTGAGCTTCGCGTCAGCAGCTTATACGGCGGAAAAGGAATTGGTCGGAGCCTTCTCCGCCAACCTGGAAACACTCCCTGAAGCGTCCGCCCATCCAGATACGCAAGCCTGGTGGGAGCAGAATCAGGCCGCCTGGGATGCCTGTCGCCAGGACCTGCTGCCGCCGCAACAGGCCATGCAGCAGTATCTGCAGTGGCTTAAGCAATTGCCCGGCAAGCCGGTTTTCGTCGGTTATCCCGCTTCCTACGACTTTATGTTCGTCTACTGGTATCTGATGAAATTCACCGGCGAGAGTCCGTTTTCTCACTCTGCGCTGGACATCAAAAGCTACGCGATGGCGGTGCTGAAAACGCCCTTCAGGGAAACCGCCAAGCGTAAGATGCCCCAACATTGGTTTGATCCCCTGCCCCATACCCATGTGGCGCTGGACGACGCCATCGAACAGGGCGCGCTTTTCTGTAATATTTTGCAGGAGAACCTGAAGTGA
- a CDS encoding class I SAM-dependent methyltransferase produces MNGQERVLLDARPGQAVYNRITLPFYDSMVLGFSNHFAWRCPSANLLELYNRNLSTSHLEMGVGTGYFLDHCTPAVRLEKLTLLDLNPTCLRYTAGRLWRYQPISLRHNALEPFPLDSHQFGSVGLNYLLHCMPGSPEQKGVVFDHVKAVLAEVGVCFGSTIINNGGESRLGGLLKMLYNRKGIFSNLKDTADAWIEQLEARFRRVQTQEIGAVLLFSARD; encoded by the coding sequence ATGAACGGACAAGAAAGAGTGTTGTTGGACGCCAGGCCGGGGCAGGCGGTTTATAACCGCATTACCTTGCCCTTTTACGATTCCATGGTGCTTGGCTTTTCCAATCATTTCGCTTGGCGTTGTCCATCGGCGAATCTGCTCGAACTGTATAACCGGAACCTGTCCACTTCTCATTTGGAGATGGGCGTGGGCACCGGCTACTTTCTCGATCATTGTACTCCTGCCGTTCGGCTCGAAAAGCTGACGTTATTGGATTTGAATCCAACTTGCCTGCGTTATACGGCCGGTCGCCTTTGGCGCTATCAGCCAATATCCTTAAGGCACAATGCGTTAGAGCCATTCCCTTTGGACTCACATCAGTTCGGCTCTGTGGGATTGAATTACTTACTGCACTGCATGCCCGGCTCGCCGGAACAGAAGGGCGTTGTATTTGATCACGTGAAAGCCGTGTTGGCGGAGGTAGGCGTCTGCTTCGGTTCGACGATCATTAATAACGGTGGGGAATCCCGGTTGGGCGGACTGTTGAAGATGCTCTACAACCGCAAAGGAATTTTCAGCAACCTGAAGGATACCGCCGACGCCTGGATTGAGCAGTTGGAGGCTAGGTTCAGGCGGGTGCAAACGCAAGAGATCGGCGCTGTTCTGTTGTTTTCCGCTAGAGACTGA
- a CDS encoding di-heme-cytochrome C peroxidase: MATRQVKSEKDKRLQGSRSKRPLGMFMLALASGLLGSCALKQQGNWIQEGETVPGGKGNVVDLDQGWTDDTQAAFYFSSQGSRIIPYKWFLVLERKDSQALFRADDHMERMRYLPSTQVGSWNPDGLPVGFVKDVGKDGEQWMGFSCAACHTGQVSYRGQEIRIDGGPTLGDVQTFNAALVDALSSTYQDNAKFDRFAINVLGEPDMEAKFKLRQALLAQTEELATRNLINHSAPHQPDYGYGRVDAIGQIFNQIMVYFNDMPNNGHPANAPVSYPFLWGTQQSDVVQWTGFAPNGPFDFGALIRNAGEVLGVYGQINIPDDKSVYRYKSSFDIKGLGDLEAWVADLRSPAWPTEYLPAVNPEVAAQGKMHYDKYCLSCHQVIPRSREAAVYNAVLTPINQVGTDPLEWTNMMKCYEAGKYEGRKSMGIVGDPIPAATSGLEPLVNAAVGGLLEHTADSIDAASVDYATELHSEKARLEKIQDILGQFKIKQSPSVACGDNLPISEGTYKARPLNGIWATAPYLHNGSVPNLYELLLPASQRSKKFYLGSRELDVAKVGYVSQPHMTLSDGTLIKTFEYDTSLKGNSNSGHEYGAKDLKEAERMALVEYLKTL; encoded by the coding sequence ATGGCTACAAGACAGGTAAAGTCGGAGAAGGATAAAAGGCTGCAGGGAAGTAGATCGAAACGTCCCTTGGGGATGTTTATGCTGGCGCTGGCGTCAGGACTGTTGGGGTCTTGCGCATTGAAACAACAAGGAAACTGGATACAGGAGGGAGAGACTGTGCCCGGCGGCAAGGGCAACGTGGTGGATCTGGATCAGGGCTGGACCGACGACACCCAGGCGGCGTTTTATTTCTCCTCACAAGGCTCGCGCATCATTCCCTACAAATGGTTTCTGGTGCTGGAGCGGAAGGACAGTCAGGCGCTGTTTCGCGCAGATGACCATATGGAGCGCATGCGCTATCTGCCGTCTACGCAGGTGGGCTCATGGAATCCGGATGGATTGCCGGTAGGCTTCGTCAAAGATGTCGGAAAAGACGGCGAGCAATGGATGGGCTTTAGCTGCGCCGCCTGCCATACGGGGCAAGTCAGCTACCGGGGGCAGGAGATTCGTATCGACGGCGGCCCGACCCTGGGCGACGTGCAGACTTTCAACGCCGCGCTGGTGGATGCGTTGAGCAGCACCTATCAGGACAACGCCAAGTTCGACCGTTTCGCTATCAATGTATTGGGTGAGCCGGACATGGAAGCGAAATTCAAACTGCGTCAGGCGTTGTTGGCGCAAACGGAAGAGCTGGCCACCCGCAATCTGATCAATCACTCCGCGCCCCATCAGCCGGATTATGGCTATGGGCGGGTGGACGCCATCGGGCAGATCTTCAATCAGATTATGGTGTACTTCAACGATATGCCCAACAATGGGCATCCCGCCAATGCGCCGGTGAGCTATCCGTTTCTGTGGGGAACTCAGCAGTCGGATGTGGTGCAGTGGACAGGCTTTGCGCCTAATGGCCCGTTTGATTTCGGCGCGCTGATTCGCAATGCGGGCGAAGTGCTTGGTGTGTATGGCCAGATTAATATTCCTGACGATAAATCGGTGTATCGTTACAAGTCCTCCTTTGATATCAAAGGATTGGGTGATCTGGAGGCCTGGGTGGCGGATTTGCGTTCGCCGGCGTGGCCGACGGAGTACCTTCCTGCTGTCAATCCAGAAGTCGCGGCCCAGGGTAAAATGCACTATGACAAATACTGCCTGAGCTGCCATCAAGTGATCCCCCGCAGTCGTGAAGCGGCGGTCTACAACGCGGTGCTGACGCCCATCAACCAGGTGGGTACTGATCCGTTGGAGTGGACCAACATGATGAAGTGCTATGAAGCCGGTAAGTATGAAGGCCGCAAGAGTATGGGCATTGTCGGCGATCCCATTCCCGCCGCGACATCCGGGCTTGAACCTTTGGTGAACGCCGCAGTGGGCGGTTTGCTGGAGCACACGGCGGACTCCATTGACGCAGCCTCTGTGGACTATGCGACCGAACTGCATTCTGAGAAGGCGCGCCTGGAGAAAATCCAGGATATTCTGGGGCAGTTCAAAATCAAGCAATCGCCATCCGTCGCCTGCGGCGATAATCTTCCGATCAGTGAGGGAACATATAAAGCGCGTCCATTGAACGGCATATGGGCGACGGCCCCTTATCTGCATAACGGCTCAGTGCCGAATCTGTATGAGTTGTTGCTGCCGGCGTCGCAGCGTTCCAAGAAGTTCTATCTGGGCTCGCGGGAACTGGATGTGGCTAAGGTCGGCTATGTTTCACAGCCTCACATGACTTTGTCAGACGGCACGTTGATCAAGACGTTTGAATACGATACGAGCCTGAAAGGCAATTCCAACAGCGGGCATGAGTATGGCGCTAAAGACCTGAAAGAGGCCGAACGCATGGCGTTGGTGGAGTATTTGAAAACGTTGTGA
- a CDS encoding helix-turn-helix transcriptional regulator, which yields MRRLRSEGAEEREGHSHEHGQLFCVLQGLTVVDTDAGRWLMPSRRLGWIPPCVRHGAQYFGAIAGWSLYLHPDICEPLPDKPCVYEANALMTPIIARIAEWPGGEPLDAPRRRLLHVLLDEIQAAQQPALHLPMPRDQRLLRLSHKLLGAPENNDSLLALASDIGMSERTLTRKFREETGLSLGQWRQLARLARALELLAQGVPVTQTALDLGYDSVSAFITLFRRYFGETPGRYLK from the coding sequence GTGCGCCGCCTAAGATCAGAGGGGGCGGAAGAACGGGAAGGGCACTCTCATGAACATGGGCAATTGTTCTGTGTATTGCAGGGGCTGACGGTGGTGGATACGGATGCCGGGCGCTGGTTAATGCCGTCCAGACGTCTGGGCTGGATACCCCCATGCGTACGGCATGGCGCGCAGTATTTCGGCGCCATAGCGGGCTGGAGCCTTTACTTGCATCCTGATATTTGCGAACCCTTGCCAGACAAGCCATGCGTCTACGAAGCAAACGCCTTGATGACGCCTATCATCGCGCGAATTGCTGAGTGGCCCGGCGGCGAGCCTCTGGATGCTCCCCGTCGTCGTTTATTGCATGTTTTGCTGGATGAAATTCAAGCGGCGCAACAACCCGCACTGCACCTGCCCATGCCAAGAGACCAACGCCTTCTGCGTCTGAGCCATAAACTGCTCGGAGCCCCGGAAAACAACGATTCCTTGCTGGCGCTGGCCAGTGACATCGGCATGAGCGAACGCACGCTTACCCGCAAATTCCGCGAAGAAACCGGTCTGTCCCTGGGACAATGGCGACAACTGGCCAGACTGGCCCGCGCCCTCGAACTACTGGCCCAGGGCGTCCCCGTCACCCAAACCGCCCTCGACCTGGGATACGACAGCGTCAGCGCCTTTATTACGCTGTTTCGGCGTTATTTTGGGGAGACGCCGGGGCGGTATTTGAAGTAA